The DNA window TTGCTCTCCGGCAGTTGTACGGACCCCAATTCCGCGATCTGATCTTGTTTGGCTCCTATACCCGGAACACCTTTCACGACGAGTCAGACGTCGATTTCGCCGTGGTACTACAGGACGACGCGTTCTCGGCATCAGCGGAAATTCTGCGTATCACGCCGTACAGCACGGAAATAGGCATTCGTCATCATGTTGCGGTGTCGATACTCCCCGTTTCGTCGCACAAACTTCAGCAGTCAGCCTTTCCGGTGTATCAGGCGATACGTACGGAAGGTATTCATATCTGATATGGCGGGGCCGCAACTACTATCTGGAACGAATCCGTCGTCCCCGACAGCAGGATGCTGCCGGGGACAACGTAACTGGCCAGTTCATCTGACAAACTACAGCGGGTATTTGTAAGAAATAACCAGTTTCCGCACAAAAACGCGGCACATACTGTTACCCTATCAGTCGCCTGCTAACGGCGACCGTTTCGTATGCAGGCCGACGTAACTACCAATACCTCCGTAACCAGCCAGCCCACCACGCTTGACCTTTGGGAAACCGCCCGTAGCCTGGGCTTACCGGCAGCGTTGTGGCGGTTACCCAATCAGCGCGACAAACACAGTATTGTTTCGTTTGAAGAAAGACTGCCCCACGTCGTAGTCGATCTCGACGAACTGCCCGCCGGGTTTGTCGTCAGCCGATTCGACAGTCAGGATGAGGGGCCCGATCAGCCCGCCCGGTCGCTGTTTCTGCGCGCCGACGTGCAGGCCGTTTTCCCGGAGCACGGCCCCGCCCAACTGACGTATGCTGCGGAACCACCCCGTGCGTTTCGCCAGTTGCTGGCCAAG is part of the Spirosoma rhododendri genome and encodes:
- a CDS encoding nucleotidyltransferase domain-containing protein — its product is MNSLASTVGHELKVALRQLYGPQFRDLILFGSYTRNTFHDESDVDFAVVLQDDAFSASAEILRITPYSTEIGIRHHVAVSILPVSSHKLQQSAFPVYQAIRTEGIHI